A stretch of the Erwinia sp. SLM-02 genome encodes the following:
- the gspE gene encoding type II secretion system protein GspE, whose product MTTASQRAVEAICQRYQAAIVEFNDRRLHIAMAGTPPHEMMTELRFITPGVIDVESWPQARLEQYLHRTGEVPGNTGRPEEIGAGAVERINHLLAVALQKRASDVHIEPQEQGLRIRIRVDGVLQQAMTLSEGSASLIARLKILANLDIAERRVPQDGQFSLELGDKTESFRLSTLPTRCGEKAVIRLLQSDTQAISLEKLGMPATLLKHYRTALAKPQGLILVTGPTGSGKTFTLYSGLSWLNAPGRNLCSVEDPVEIPLAGVNQTQIHMRSGLSFHLVLRALLRQDPDVIMLGEIRDGETAEIAVKAAQTGHLVLSTLHTNSTTETLVRMGQMGVPGYMLASALKLIVAQRLVRKLCPHCREPADALAHFPSHIWPGTVQNWRAVGCERCFSGFYGRLALFEMLPVSPALQNALAQNASPEALATLAHQQGLDPLFVGGLHSVNKGETTLEELTRVTGGPG is encoded by the coding sequence ATGACGACTGCCAGCCAGCGCGCCGTTGAAGCTATCTGCCAGCGCTATCAGGCCGCCATTGTCGAGTTCAACGATCGGCGTCTGCACATTGCAATGGCCGGAACACCTCCCCACGAGATGATGACCGAACTGCGCTTCATCACCCCGGGGGTTATCGATGTGGAATCCTGGCCTCAGGCGCGCCTGGAGCAGTATTTACACCGCACCGGTGAGGTTCCGGGAAACACCGGGCGGCCAGAGGAAATCGGCGCGGGTGCAGTAGAAAGAATTAACCATCTGCTGGCTGTTGCGCTGCAGAAGCGCGCTTCCGATGTCCATATTGAACCGCAGGAGCAGGGATTACGGATCAGAATACGGGTGGACGGCGTCTTACAGCAGGCCATGACCCTTAGCGAGGGCAGCGCTTCGCTTATCGCTCGCCTGAAGATCCTGGCCAACCTGGATATTGCGGAACGACGGGTACCGCAGGATGGCCAGTTCTCTCTCGAGCTGGGTGATAAAACCGAATCCTTTCGGCTGTCGACGCTGCCCACGCGCTGCGGTGAAAAAGCGGTAATCCGACTGCTACAAAGCGATACGCAGGCAATATCGCTGGAAAAACTCGGTATGCCTGCAACCTTACTGAAGCACTACCGCACGGCGCTGGCTAAGCCGCAGGGGCTTATTCTGGTGACCGGCCCGACAGGCAGCGGAAAGACGTTTACGCTTTACAGCGGTCTGAGCTGGCTTAATGCCCCCGGCCGTAATTTGTGCAGCGTTGAGGATCCGGTCGAGATCCCGCTGGCCGGGGTCAATCAGACGCAGATCCATATGCGATCCGGGCTGAGCTTTCATCTTGTGCTGCGCGCACTGCTTCGCCAGGATCCCGATGTGATTATGCTGGGGGAAATCCGCGACGGTGAAACGGCAGAGATCGCCGTTAAGGCCGCACAAACCGGACATCTGGTGCTCTCTACTCTGCACACTAATTCGACCACGGAAACGCTGGTTCGCATGGGCCAGATGGGTGTGCCCGGCTATATGCTGGCCTCGGCGCTTAAGCTGATCGTTGCGCAGCGTCTGGTGAGGAAACTGTGCCCGCACTGCCGGGAGCCGGCGGACGCCCTGGCGCACTTCCCCAGCCATATCTGGCCGGGAACGGTACAGAACTGGCGAGCCGTCGGCTGCGAACGTTGCTTTTCCGGATTTTACGGCCGGCTGGCGCTGTTTGAAATGCTCCCGGTTTCCCCGGCACTGCAAAATGCGCTGGCGCAGAATGC
- the ppdD gene encoding prepilin peptidase-dependent pilin translates to MMSQQGFTLIELMIVIAIVAILSAIGLPAYQSYLQKAALTDMLQTAMPYKTGVELCAIEHGGISGCEAGSQGVPSARTSRYVSAITVNAGVISLTGQESLKGLSVSLTPQWDSSDGYLSWQRSCVSDSSGLKEACEELFRFNEEQK, encoded by the coding sequence ATCATGAGCCAGCAGGGATTTACGTTAATTGAATTGATGATCGTGATTGCCATTGTCGCGATCCTGAGCGCGATCGGTCTGCCCGCCTACCAGAGCTATCTGCAGAAAGCCGCGCTGACCGATATGTTGCAAACGGCTATGCCGTATAAAACCGGCGTTGAGCTTTGTGCGATTGAGCATGGCGGTATTAGCGGCTGTGAAGCCGGCAGCCAGGGCGTCCCTTCCGCGCGGACTTCCCGCTACGTTTCTGCCATAACCGTCAATGCGGGCGTTATCTCTCTCACCGGGCAGGAGAGTTTAAAAGGGCTAAGCGTGTCGTTAACGCCGCAGTGGGACAGCAGCGACGGCTACCTCAGCTGGCAGCGCAGCTGTGTCAGTGACAGCAGTGGCCTGAAAGAAGCCTGTGAGGAGTTGTTCCGGTTTAACGAGGAGCAGAAATAA
- the nadC gene encoding carboxylating nicotinate-nucleotide diphosphorylase, giving the protein MTSRRYDPDNRRIELMERIEDDIPPAVEQALREDLGGEVDPCKDITAGLLPEDTQAHAVVITREPGVFCGKRWVEEVFIQLGNKTQITWHVADGEAITANQTLFEVSGPAQLILTAERTALNFVQTLSGVATEVSRYVALLEGTHTQLLDTRKTLPGLRTALKYAVLCGGGANHRLGLSDAFLIKENHIIACGSIAKAVEKAFWLHPDVPVEVEVESLDELAQALNAGADIIMLDNFSVEQMREAVALSNNRSLLEVSGNVTDETLRIFAETGVNYISVGALTKHVRALDLSMRFR; this is encoded by the coding sequence ATGACATCCCGCCGTTACGATCCAGATAACCGCCGTATTGAGTTGATGGAGCGTATTGAGGACGATATTCCCCCTGCCGTTGAGCAGGCGCTGCGTGAGGACCTGGGTGGCGAAGTCGACCCCTGCAAAGACATCACTGCTGGTCTGCTGCCGGAAGATACCCAGGCACATGCGGTGGTGATCACCCGCGAGCCGGGGGTTTTCTGCGGCAAACGCTGGGTGGAGGAGGTGTTTATCCAGCTGGGTAATAAAACGCAGATTACCTGGCACGTGGCCGACGGGGAGGCGATTACCGCTAACCAGACGCTGTTTGAAGTCAGCGGCCCGGCACAGCTGATCCTGACGGCAGAACGCACCGCGCTTAACTTTGTGCAGACGCTGTCCGGCGTTGCCACGGAGGTCAGCCGCTATGTTGCTCTGCTGGAAGGCACGCACACCCAGCTGCTGGACACGCGTAAAACGCTGCCGGGGCTGCGTACCGCGTTGAAATACGCCGTACTGTGCGGCGGCGGGGCCAATCATCGCCTGGGCCTGTCCGATGCCTTCCTGATCAAAGAGAACCACATTATTGCCTGTGGTTCGATTGCCAAAGCGGTTGAGAAAGCGTTCTGGCTGCATCCGGACGTGCCGGTCGAAGTTGAAGTTGAATCTCTCGACGAACTGGCACAGGCGCTGAACGCCGGTGCCGACATCATCATGCTGGATAACTTTAGCGTTGAGCAGATGCGCGAGGCCGTCGCGCTGAGCAATAACCGCTCCCTGCTGGAAGTTTCCGGCAACGTCACCGATGAAACGCTGCGCATCTTTGCCGAAACCGGGGTTAACTACATATCCGTTGGCGCACTGACCAAGCACGTACGCGCGCTGGATCTGTCGATGCGCTTTCGTTAA
- a CDS encoding DUF4865 family protein, whose amino-acid sequence MIAMQYRFRLPADYDMTIIENRVRENGHRLDNFPGLVLKAWCYARSGDPQTTSEPLYAPFYLWQDSASMARFLQSDAFKKLVTDFGRPAIDCWPVLEYLPGNGLHHSTFARREIVPIDANGDLRQISHAPVSSADITQIVAWDVRQWRRLCFQLGSRPFDEVPGYERYRVGHLSLPAGR is encoded by the coding sequence ATGATCGCAATGCAATATCGCTTTCGCCTGCCCGCTGACTACGACATGACCATTATCGAGAATCGCGTGCGGGAAAACGGGCACCGACTGGATAACTTCCCCGGTCTGGTGCTCAAGGCCTGGTGCTACGCCCGCAGCGGCGATCCGCAGACCACCAGCGAACCCCTCTACGCGCCGTTTTATTTGTGGCAGGACAGCGCCAGCATGGCCCGTTTTTTACAGAGTGACGCCTTTAAAAAGCTGGTAACAGACTTCGGCAGGCCCGCTATCGACTGCTGGCCGGTGTTGGAATACCTTCCGGGCAACGGCCTGCATCACTCGACCTTTGCCCGGCGGGAGATAGTCCCCATTGATGCAAACGGCGATTTACGTCAAATCAGCCATGCTCCCGTTTCGTCGGCCGATATCACCCAGATCGTTGCCTGGGATGTCCGGCAGTGGCGGCGGCTCTGCTTTCAGCTGGGCAGCCGCCCGTTCGATGAGGTTCCCGGGTATGAGCGCTACCGGGTTGGGCACCTCTCCCTGCCCGCAGGGCGGTAA
- a CDS encoding tautomerase family protein — protein sequence MPFTRIALPAGKTTAFRQVLSTLLHQTLVDFFDVPQDDCFQLFDEYAPGLRVFPPHYLGGPRSEGFIWFHITAGRPRSVDRKHQFYQHLARRLSTELGVRPEDVMITLSFTQPEDWSFASGSPFHWPQEKPL from the coding sequence ATGCCTTTTACCCGTATCGCCCTGCCTGCCGGAAAAACCACGGCGTTCCGCCAGGTGCTTTCCACTCTGTTACATCAGACGCTGGTCGACTTCTTCGATGTGCCGCAGGATGACTGCTTCCAGCTGTTTGACGAATATGCCCCCGGGCTGCGCGTTTTCCCGCCTCACTATCTCGGCGGCCCGCGCTCAGAAGGGTTTATCTGGTTCCACATCACCGCAGGCAGGCCGCGCAGCGTTGATCGGAAACATCAGTTCTATCAGCATCTTGCCCGGCGACTCTCAACTGAACTGGGAGTACGCCCGGAAGACGTCATGATCACGCTGAGCTTCACACAGCCTGAAGACTGGTCGTTTGCCAGCGGCAGCCCGTTCCACTGGCCTCAGGAGAAGCCGCTATGA
- a CDS encoding carboxymuconolactone decarboxylase family protein, with protein MPHSLTRDDLAAIAPRFAAITDEILFGDIWQRSELGKRDRSLITVAALIAAGRHQQLPWHLDFAQKNGLSRSELTEVITHLAFYCGWPASVTALGHLHFPQE; from the coding sequence ATGCCTCATTCACTTACCCGCGACGATCTGGCGGCAATAGCCCCCCGTTTTGCGGCAATTACCGATGAAATTCTGTTTGGTGACATCTGGCAACGCAGTGAGCTGGGCAAGCGCGATCGCAGCCTGATTACCGTTGCTGCGCTGATAGCCGCAGGCCGCCATCAGCAGCTGCCGTGGCATCTTGATTTTGCCCAAAAAAATGGCCTCAGCCGCAGCGAACTGACCGAAGTTATCACCCATCTGGCGTTCTACTGCGGCTGGCCTGCCTCAGTAACTGCGCTCGGCCATTTACATTTTCCGCAGGAGTAA
- a CDS encoding LysR substrate-binding domain-containing protein, with product MAQNRRVTFDLEALRTLVTGMELGSFALAAVKLNRSTSAVSAQLKKLEQQSGLPLLQKSGRRLELTASGELLMAYGRRLLALNDEAFSALSARHLAGSVSLGLQEDFGEALLPELLGQFSRAFPQVEVSARIGRNGELLQAMRQGELDLALCWQGDENTRLMHALPAAPLHWIGRSDSDLSRWLTGEEALPLLLFDAPCLMRTCAIDALNRSGIPWRVAFTSRSLSGIWAAAAAGLGITLRSRFGLPAGLQVLQHSRLPPLGELGMALHTAEEALNPAAERLRDILLERLAMPAPQSLSTAAIFSR from the coding sequence ATGGCACAGAACAGACGTGTGACTTTTGACCTTGAGGCGCTGCGCACTCTGGTAACCGGTATGGAACTGGGTAGTTTTGCGTTGGCCGCGGTGAAGCTCAATCGCTCAACGTCGGCGGTCAGTGCCCAGTTGAAAAAACTGGAGCAGCAAAGTGGCCTGCCGCTGTTGCAAAAATCCGGTCGCCGACTGGAACTCACCGCCAGCGGTGAACTGCTGATGGCCTATGGTCGTCGCCTGCTCGCCCTCAACGACGAAGCTTTCAGCGCGCTCAGCGCCCGTCATCTGGCAGGCAGCGTAAGCCTTGGGCTGCAGGAGGATTTTGGTGAGGCACTTTTGCCGGAGCTGCTGGGGCAGTTTTCTCGCGCGTTTCCGCAGGTTGAGGTATCAGCACGCATTGGCCGTAACGGCGAACTGCTGCAGGCAATGCGTCAGGGAGAGCTTGATCTCGCGCTGTGCTGGCAGGGGGACGAAAATACGCGGTTAATGCATGCGCTGCCTGCCGCACCGCTTCACTGGATTGGGCGTTCTGATTCCGATTTATCGCGCTGGCTGACGGGGGAGGAGGCGCTGCCGCTGCTGCTGTTTGATGCGCCCTGTCTGATGCGCACCTGCGCAATTGATGCGCTTAACCGCTCGGGCATTCCCTGGCGGGTGGCGTTTACCAGCCGCAGCCTGAGCGGCATCTGGGCCGCCGCCGCCGCCGGACTGGGGATCACGCTCCGCAGCCGCTTCGGTCTGCCTGCCGGACTGCAGGTGTTACAGCATTCGCGGCTGCCACCACTGGGCGAACTGGGTATGGCGCTGCATACCGCAGAGGAGGCGCTGAACCCTGCGGCAGAGCGCCTGCGTGATATCCTTCTGGAACGCCTGGCCATGCCTGCGCCACAGTCGCTGTCTACAGCAGCGATATTTTCGCGCTGA
- a CDS encoding anti-sigma factor, translating into MKNKHDFDSALAAEYALGTLRGAARLRFKRRTEQEPELAAEVRRWQNALAGLDCDVVPVAPPETLWPRIAAALPAEPRDNAGLAPAPTAGQPVKLSRSAWPMWLGWGLAASFAGALLYTQLVPAPAPAQAIAVLSNSQQKGIWVIGINPAQNRLTVQTAEPPAIGPDHSLQLWLIPPGGKPQSLGLLDVSGNRRVDIAPLQPEALPGLAISLEPPGGSPTGQPTGPVLFSAKISLL; encoded by the coding sequence ATGAAAAACAAACACGATTTTGACTCCGCCCTGGCCGCAGAGTATGCCCTGGGTACGCTGCGCGGTGCGGCTCGCCTGCGTTTTAAGCGCCGCACTGAACAAGAGCCTGAACTGGCGGCAGAAGTCCGGCGCTGGCAAAACGCACTGGCCGGGCTGGATTGCGATGTGGTCCCCGTTGCACCGCCGGAAACGCTGTGGCCACGTATTGCCGCCGCACTCCCGGCGGAACCTCGGGATAACGCGGGGCTGGCTCCAGCGCCCACTGCCGGGCAGCCGGTAAAATTATCGCGCAGCGCATGGCCGATGTGGCTTGGCTGGGGTCTGGCGGCCTCTTTTGCCGGCGCGCTGCTGTATACCCAACTGGTTCCGGCACCGGCACCCGCTCAGGCTATCGCCGTTCTGAGCAACAGCCAGCAGAAAGGGATCTGGGTGATCGGCATTAACCCGGCGCAAAACAGACTGACCGTGCAGACGGCGGAGCCACCGGCCATCGGCCCTGACCACAGTCTGCAGCTCTGGCTGATCCCGCCTGGCGGTAAGCCACAGTCGTTAGGGCTGCTGGATGTTTCCGGCAACCGTCGGGTGGACATCGCCCCACTTCAGCCTGAAGCCCTGCCGGGCCTTGCCATCAGTCTGGAGCCGCCGGGCGGTTCACCAACCGGCCAGCCTACCGGCCCCGTTCTGTTCAGCGCGAAAATATCGCTGCTGTAG
- a CDS encoding RNA polymerase sigma factor — MAEESIDSQVLLIRAVAAGDKRAFEALYRSYSPYLFAIALRLLHRRGWAEEVLHDSFLALWQRAGSFDPTQSAPKTWLTNIVRHRAIDYLRLQDNRVLELDDEDDAGAEEGERDSAPSTSESRRLLTCMDALPAEQRQSVVLAYHHGLSHGEIALHLQQPAGTVKSWIRRALMHLKGCVGI; from the coding sequence ATGGCGGAAGAATCAATCGACAGTCAGGTTTTACTGATTCGGGCAGTGGCGGCCGGCGACAAGCGCGCTTTTGAAGCGCTTTACCGTAGCTACTCCCCCTATCTGTTTGCTATCGCGTTACGCCTTCTGCACCGGCGCGGCTGGGCTGAGGAGGTACTGCATGACAGTTTTCTGGCTCTCTGGCAGCGGGCTGGCAGCTTCGATCCCACCCAGAGTGCCCCTAAAACGTGGCTGACCAACATTGTTCGCCATCGCGCGATCGATTATCTGCGTTTGCAGGACAATCGCGTTCTGGAACTGGACGATGAAGACGACGCGGGCGCTGAAGAAGGCGAGCGTGACTCCGCCCCCTCAACAAGCGAATCGCGCAGGCTGTTGACCTGCATGGACGCCCTGCCCGCAGAACAGCGGCAAAGCGTTGTTCTGGCTTATCATCATGGGCTGTCGCACGGCGAAATCGCGCTGCATCTGCAACAGCCTGCCGGTACCGTTAAAAGTTGGATCCGCCGGGCCTTAATGCATTTAAAAGGCTGCGTGGGCATATGA
- a CDS encoding fasciclin domain-containing protein yields the protein MKTIIRSALCASFLFSAAALAEMSQNTVMVGGAAMYPSKNIVENAMNSKDHTTLVAAVKAAGLVDTLQGPGPFTVFAPTNAAFAKLPMGTVDTLLKPENKSKLTAVLTYHVVAGKYDMKALEKKVKQGHGRAELKTVNGASLWVMQNGPHNLQLKDNQGNVANISTYDVQQKNGAIDVIDTVLMP from the coding sequence ATGAAAACTATCATCCGTTCTGCTCTGTGTGCGTCTTTCCTGTTCAGCGCTGCCGCTCTGGCTGAGATGTCACAAAACACTGTGATGGTGGGGGGTGCAGCCATGTATCCTTCTAAAAATATCGTTGAAAATGCCATGAACTCGAAAGATCACACCACGCTGGTCGCCGCCGTGAAAGCCGCCGGACTGGTCGATACATTACAGGGCCCCGGTCCTTTCACCGTATTTGCTCCGACAAATGCGGCATTTGCCAAACTGCCGATGGGCACCGTGGATACGCTGCTGAAGCCTGAAAATAAAAGCAAACTGACCGCCGTGCTCACCTATCACGTCGTTGCCGGGAAATATGACATGAAGGCGCTGGAGAAAAAGGTCAAACAGGGCCATGGCCGTGCCGAGCTGAAAACCGTTAACGGTGCTTCACTGTGGGTGATGCAGAATGGGCCACACAACCTGCAGCTGAAAGATAACCAGGGTAATGTCGCCAACATCAGTACCTATGACGTTCAGCAGAAAAATGGCGCAATCGACGTTATTGATACGGTGCTGATGCCATAA
- the ampD gene encoding 1,6-anhydro-N-acetylmuramyl-L-alanine amidase AmpD: MQLQQGWITEARKVPSPHFNQRPDDEKPSLLVIHNISLPPGEFGGPWIDDLFTGQLDPAAHPYFADISHLRVAAHCLIRRDGEVVQYVPFQQRAWHAGVSNYQGRDACNDFSVGIELEGTDTLPYTDAQYQSLLTVTGLLIAEYPAMALNITGHSDIAPQRKTDPGPAFDWARFRTALALPVQGKKEGS; the protein is encoded by the coding sequence ATGCAGTTGCAACAGGGCTGGATTACGGAGGCCAGAAAGGTTCCGTCGCCGCATTTTAATCAGCGACCGGATGATGAAAAACCCTCGCTGTTGGTGATCCACAACATCAGTCTGCCGCCCGGTGAATTCGGCGGCCCATGGATAGACGATCTGTTCACCGGTCAGCTTGATCCTGCCGCTCACCCTTATTTTGCCGATATCAGCCACCTGAGGGTTGCCGCCCACTGCCTGATCCGTCGCGATGGTGAAGTTGTGCAGTATGTGCCGTTTCAGCAGCGCGCGTGGCACGCAGGCGTATCAAATTATCAGGGGCGTGATGCCTGCAACGATTTTTCCGTCGGCATTGAACTCGAGGGCACCGATACGCTGCCTTATACCGACGCACAGTACCAGTCACTGCTGACTGTGACCGGGCTGCTGATTGCTGAATATCCGGCCATGGCTCTGAACATCACCGGGCACAGCGATATTGCGCCGCAGCGTAAAACCGATCCTGGCCCGGCGTTCGACTGGGCCCGATTCCGCACCGCTCTGGCGCTGCCAGTCCAGGGTAAAAAAGAGGGGAGTTAA
- the ampE gene encoding beta-lactamase regulator AmpE: MTLFSLLLVLGWERLFKMGEHWQLDHHLMPLFRRIKHFSLMRTLLMLLLIMAVVAVLMLSLKGWFFGVPQLLFWILVGLLCIGAGSVRLHYHAYLKAASQNDAHAHDAMAEELTLIHGVPGECSEREYLCELQNALLWINYRFYLAPLFWFVVGGPWGPVLLVGYAFLRAWQSWLARQRAPLLRSQSGVDALLHWIDWIPVRLVGVAYALLGHGERALPAWLASLGDRHTPQYQVLTRLAQFSLARDPHLDKVETPRRAVSLAKKISLVLVVVVALLTIYGTLV, translated from the coding sequence ATGACGTTATTTAGCCTGTTGTTAGTTCTCGGGTGGGAGCGCCTGTTTAAAATGGGCGAACACTGGCAGCTGGATCATCATCTGATGCCGCTGTTTCGCCGGATAAAGCATTTCTCGCTGATGCGTACCTTACTAATGCTGCTGCTGATTATGGCCGTCGTGGCTGTTTTGATGCTGTCGCTGAAAGGCTGGTTTTTCGGCGTGCCGCAGCTGCTTTTCTGGATCCTTGTGGGTCTGCTGTGCATCGGGGCTGGCTCGGTACGTCTTCACTATCACGCCTATCTTAAGGCTGCCAGCCAGAACGACGCGCATGCGCACGATGCGATGGCGGAGGAGCTGACGCTGATCCACGGTGTGCCGGGCGAGTGTAGCGAGCGCGAGTATCTCTGCGAGTTGCAGAATGCGCTGCTGTGGATTAACTATCGATTTTATCTCGCGCCGCTGTTCTGGTTTGTTGTGGGCGGTCCGTGGGGGCCGGTGCTGCTGGTGGGTTATGCATTTCTCCGCGCCTGGCAAAGCTGGCTGGCACGGCAGCGGGCTCCTCTTCTGCGTTCTCAGTCCGGCGTGGATGCACTGCTGCACTGGATTGACTGGATACCGGTACGGCTGGTGGGCGTGGCTTACGCCCTGTTGGGGCACGGCGAGCGCGCGCTGCCCGCCTGGCTGGCTTCACTGGGCGATCGCCACACGCCGCAGTATCAGGTACTGACCCGACTGGCACAGTTCTCGCTGGCACGCGATCCGCATCTGGATAAGGTGGAAACGCCACGGCGGGCGGTATCGCTGGCGAAGAAGATATCGCTGGTGCTGGTGGTAGTGGTCGCGCTGCTGACGATTTACGGCACGCTGGTGTAA